The following coding sequences are from one Musa acuminata AAA Group cultivar baxijiao chromosome BXJ1-6, Cavendish_Baxijiao_AAA, whole genome shotgun sequence window:
- the LOC103986671 gene encoding molybdate transporter 2: MAGDATTDPLLPRAGFRGWCCPRFSVTLPSPAASFRLKTTVWAELGGSVGDLGTYIPIVLALSLVNHLDLGTTLIFTGLYNAITGLLFGLPMPVQPMKSIAAVAISESSAHLSVPQIMAAGLSTAAVLFLLGATGLMSALYRFIPLPVVRGVQLSQGLSFAFSAIKYIRYDQDFAAAKSVGPRPWLGLDGLVVAISALLFIVLVTGSGDDPPLQDPSTPRRRQRGSCVPYSSRIPTALLVFVLGVVLCFARDPSIFGDLKLGPSRIQLVRITWNDWKVGFVRAAIPQIPLSVLNSVIAVCKLSSDLFPSRGHEVSATAVSVSVGLMNMVGCWFGAMPVCHGAGGLAGQYRFGGRSGASVLFLGIGKVVLGLLFGSSFVRLLGAFPIGILGVLLLFSGIELAMASRDMASKEESFVMLVCAAVSLTGSSAALGFGCGILLFLLLRLREVNCRALLPSTNNRDGGGDRC; the protein is encoded by the coding sequence ATGGCGGGTGACGCTACTACCGACCCCCTCCTCCCCCGCGCCGGGTTCCGGGGGTGGTGCTGCCCCCGCTTCTCTGTCACGCTGCCCTCCCCGGCCGCCAGCTTCCGCCTCAAGACCACCGTGTGGGCGGAGCTGGGCGGCTCCGTCGGCGACCTCGGCACCTATATACCCATCGTCCTCGCACTCTCCCTCGTCAACCACCTCGACCTGGGCACCACCCTCATTTTCACCGGCCTCTACAACGCCATCACCGGTCTCCTCTTCGGCCTCCCCATGCCCGTTCAGCCCATGAAGTCCATCGCCGCCGTCGCCATCTCCGAATCCTCCGCCCACCTCTCCGTCCCCCAGATCATGGCTGCCGGCCTCTCCACCGCCGCTGTCCTCTTCCTCCTTGGCGCCACCGGCCTCATGTCCGCCCTCTACCGCTTCATTCCCCTCCCCGTCGTCCGCGGCGTCCAGCTCTCACAGGGCCTCTCCTTTGCTTTCTCCGCCATCAAGTACATCCGTTACGACCAGGACTTCGCCGCCGCCAAGTCCGTCGGTCCCCGCCCCTGGCTCGGCCTAGACGGCCTCGTCGTCGCCATCTCCGCCCTCCTCTTCATCGTCCTCGTCACCGGCTCCGGCGATGATCCTCCCCTCCAAGATCCTTCGACTCCCCGCCGCCGTCAGCGCGGCTCCTGCGTCCCATACTCCTCGCGTATCCCGACGGCTCTGCTGGTGTTCGTGCTGGGCGTCGTCCTATGCTTCGCCCGCGACCCGTCCATCTTCGGCGACCTCAAGCTCGGCCCTTCCAGGATCCAGCTCGTCCGGATCACCTGGAATGACTGGAAAGTGGGCTTCGTCCGGGCGGCGATCCCGCAGATCCCCCTTTCGGTGCTCAATTCGGTGATCGCCGTATGCAAGCTCTCCTCCGACCTGTTCCCGTCGCGGGGGCACGAGGTGTCGGCCACAGCCGTGTCGGTGAGCGTGGGGCTGATGAACATGGTGGGCTGTTGGTTCGGCGCCATGCCCGTCTGCCATGGCGCCGGTGGGCTGGCGGGGCAGTACCGGTTCGGCGGCCGCAGCGGGGCGTCGGTGCTGTTCCTAGGGATCGGGAAGGTAGTCCTGGGGCTGCTCTTTGGTAGCTCCTTCGTGCGGTTGCTGGGGGCATTCCCCATCGGAATCCTGGGGGTGCTGTTGCTCTTCTCGGGGATCGAGCTGGCTATGGCGTCGAGGGACATGGCGAGCAAGGAGGAGTCGTTCGTGATGCTGGTGTGCGCCGCGGTCTCCCTGACGGGGTCAAGCGCCGCGTTGGGTTTCGGTTGCGGCATCCTGCTCTTTCTTCTACTGAGGCTGCGGGAGGTGAACTGCCGCGCCCTGCTGCCCTCCACAAACAACAGAGACGGTGGAGGCGACCGCTGCTAG
- the LOC135677937 gene encoding protein CHLOROPLAST VESICULATION-like, which yields MAISVHSCLRPPPPPPPKLTTLHETSSSSTVAPGSERKEVRWRSRCVATAACVIIGSTVGLGGGDGNVLAGELRAVEGSQVRMAMRWSDKRRCPPWHANSLENIMPENLPRPYGGRRSDGHVAYGHHTAAPVIGSFIHYRSSCFSL from the exons ATGGCCATCTCAGTGCATTCCTGCCtcagacctcctcctcctcctcctcccaagcTCACAACTCTCCACGAGACCAGTAGCAGTAGCACTGTTGCTCCAGG GTCGGAGAGGAAGGAGGTCCGCTGGCGAAGCCGGTGTGTCGCGACGGCGGCATGCGTCATAATCGGATCCACCGTGGGGCTCGGAGGAGGCGACGGAAATGTGCTGGCCGGAGAGCTGAGAGCCGTGGAGGGATCACAAGTGAGGATGGCGATGCGATGGAGCGACAAGAGGAGGTGCCCACCCTGGCACGCGAATTCTTTGGAGAACATAATGCCGGAGAACCTTCCCCGGCCTTACGGTGGCCGGAGATCCGATGGACATGTAGCATATGGGCATCACACGGCTGCTCCTGTGATCGGATCATTCATCCATTACAGAAGCAGTTGCTTCTCTCTGTAG